The Mobula hypostoma chromosome 22, sMobHyp1.1, whole genome shotgun sequence genome includes a region encoding these proteins:
- the rasd4 gene encoding rasd family member 4 — MSLAVKEKSQVRLVFLGAAGVGKTSLIRRFLLDTFESKYKRTVDELHSKEYEVGAMKIKIEIMDTSGSYSFPAMRKLSIQTSDAFALVYAVDDAESFQAVRSLRDEILDIKEDKYTPIVVIGNKTDNLNERQVSTEDVMSLVELEWNNRYLESSAKDNANVAEVFRELLQQANLPSRLSPSLRRRRETFPAGNKSRPPMNKTNSCLIS; from the coding sequence ATGTCTCTCGCAGTGAAGGAAAAGAGTCAGGTCCGGCTGGTCTTCCTCGGGGCAGCTGGGGTGGGGAAGACTTCACTGATACGGAGATTTTTACTCGATACCTTTGAGTCGAAGTACAAGCGGACAGTAGACGAACTTCACAGCAAAGAGTACGAAGTGGGGGCAATGAAAATCAAAATCGAGATCATGGACACGAGTGGCAGCTACTCTTTCCCGGCTATGAGGAAGCTCTCCATCCAGACTAGCGATGCCTTCGCCCTAGTCTACGCCGTGGACGATGCTGAGTCTTTCCAAGCTGTGAGGAGCCTGAGGGACGAGATCCTAGACATCAAGGAAGATAAATACACTCCTATTGTGGTGATTGGCAATAAGACAGACAACCTGAACGAGAGGCAGGTGTCGACCGAGGATGTCATGTCTCTCGTGGAGTTGGAGTGGAACAACCGGTACCTGGAATCCTCGGCCAAGGACAACGCCAATGTTGCGGAAGTTTTCCGGGAACTCCTGCAACAGGCCAACTTGCCGAGCCGCCTGAGTCCCTCCTTGCGGAGAAGACGGGAAACTTTTCCAGCGGGAAACAAATCCAGGCCCCCCATGAACAAAACCAACAGTTGCCTCATCTCCTAG